Proteins from a genomic interval of Paenibacillus sp. RC334:
- the nusG gene encoding transcription termination/antitermination protein NusG, whose protein sequence is MEKRWYVVHTYSGYENKVKANLEKRVESMGMEDKIFRVLVPMEEELVTKDGKKKTVMRKVYPGYVLVEMVQTDDSWYVVRNTPGVTGFVGSTGSGSKPTALLPEEVEQILKHMGMVEPKPKIEFDVKESVRIKVGPFANFVGSVEEILVEKSKLKVHVNMFGRETPLELDYTQVEKI, encoded by the coding sequence ATGGAAAAAAGATGGTACGTCGTTCATACCTATTCAGGGTATGAGAACAAAGTCAAAGCCAATTTGGAGAAACGCGTTGAGTCCATGGGCATGGAGGACAAGATTTTCCGCGTTCTTGTTCCAATGGAAGAAGAACTGGTAACCAAGGACGGTAAGAAAAAGACCGTTATGCGTAAAGTTTACCCTGGTTATGTCTTGGTCGAAATGGTTCAAACTGACGACTCTTGGTATGTTGTGCGCAACACACCAGGTGTTACGGGATTTGTAGGATCAACAGGCTCGGGTTCCAAACCGACAGCTTTGCTTCCAGAAGAAGTTGAACAGATTCTGAAGCATATGGGCATGGTAGAGCCGAAACCGAAGATCGAATTCGATGTTAAGGAATCCGTGCGAATTAAAGTTGGTCCTTTTGCGAATTTTGTGGGCTCCGTGGAAGAAATTTTGGTTGAGAAGAGCAAGCTTAAGGTTCACGTCAACATGTTTGGACGGGAAACCCCGCTTGAGTTGGATTATACTCAGGTGGAGAAAATATAG
- a CDS encoding ribonuclease III domain-containing protein: protein MSDKPLNTGASEGAGNWFPYPASKPARLMPPIALAYIGDAVYEVAVRQYLLAQPNLRPNHLHRRATGLVSAKAQSRMLVLLETVLTEEERDIVRQGRNAKSGSLPKNADVLEYRHATALEGLFGFLYCDGRLDRMRELITYGIAQMENTEKS, encoded by the coding sequence ATGAGTGATAAGCCATTGAACACGGGGGCTTCGGAAGGTGCGGGAAACTGGTTCCCGTATCCTGCGTCCAAGCCAGCCCGCCTGATGCCGCCGATTGCACTGGCTTACATTGGCGATGCTGTGTATGAGGTCGCGGTGCGGCAATATTTGCTGGCGCAGCCCAATCTGCGTCCGAACCATTTACATCGGCGGGCCACAGGGCTGGTCTCTGCCAAGGCGCAGAGCCGTATGCTCGTGCTGCTGGAGACGGTGCTGACGGAGGAAGAACGTGATATTGTCAGACAAGGCAGAAATGCCAAGTCAGGAAGCCTGCCCAAAAATGCGGATGTACTTGAGTATCGTCATGCTACTGCGCTGGAGGGATTGTTTGGCTTTCTTTATTGTGACGGACGTTTGGACAGAATGAGAGAATTGATTACGTATGGTATTGCACAAATGGAAAATACAGAAAAATCTTAA
- the gltX gene encoding glutamate--tRNA ligase produces MSTEVRVRYAPSPTGHLHIGNARTALFNYLYARNQGGKFIIRIEDTDVKRNIAGGEESQLKYLKWLGMDWDESVDVGGEYGPYRQTERLDIYKTYWQDLLDRGLAYRCYCTEEELEREREEQTERGETPRYSGKHRDLTEEQCQAFEAEGRVPSIRFRVPEDREYTFNDMVKGQITFNSKESGDFVIVKKDGIPTYNFAVAVDDHLMKISHVLRGEDHVSNTPRQLMIFEALGWEPPIFGHMTLIVGDDHKKLSKRNESIIQFMEQYDKLGYLPEAIFNFIALLGWSPEGEEEIYDREQLISIFDPNRLSKSPAVFDTNKLAYLNNHYIKKADPERIAGMAIPHLQAAGLLPNELSAEQQDWAKALVRLYQEQMNSASDIVALSELFFRSHLELDTEAAAVLAEEQVPEVLKAFAGKVEASEEFAAPQMAKLIKEVQKETGFKGKQLFMPIRVALTGQTHGRDLNETIFLLGRDKVLDRLRAQIKG; encoded by the coding sequence ATGAGCACGGAAGTTCGTGTACGTTATGCCCCAAGCCCAACAGGGCATCTGCATATTGGAAATGCCAGAACGGCATTATTTAATTATTTGTATGCTCGGAACCAAGGTGGCAAGTTTATTATTCGTATTGAAGATACAGATGTGAAACGCAACATTGCAGGCGGGGAAGAAAGCCAGCTTAAATATCTGAAATGGTTGGGTATGGATTGGGATGAAAGCGTGGATGTCGGAGGCGAGTATGGACCTTACCGTCAGACTGAACGTTTGGATATATACAAAACCTATTGGCAGGATCTGCTGGATCGTGGCTTGGCTTACCGCTGCTACTGTACCGAAGAAGAACTGGAACGCGAACGTGAAGAACAGACGGAACGTGGGGAGACACCACGCTACTCCGGGAAACACCGTGATCTGACGGAGGAACAGTGTCAGGCATTCGAAGCGGAGGGTCGTGTACCAAGTATCCGTTTCCGCGTACCAGAAGATCGCGAATATACGTTTAATGATATGGTCAAAGGCCAAATCACGTTCAATTCGAAGGAAAGCGGCGATTTTGTTATCGTCAAAAAAGATGGTATTCCGACATATAACTTTGCAGTGGCGGTGGACGATCATTTGATGAAAATATCGCATGTGCTGCGAGGCGAGGATCATGTCTCCAATACACCGCGACAATTGATGATCTTTGAAGCGCTTGGCTGGGAGCCTCCAATCTTTGGTCATATGACACTGATCGTGGGCGATGATCACAAAAAGCTTAGCAAACGCAACGAGTCCATTATTCAGTTTATGGAGCAGTACGACAAATTAGGCTACTTACCAGAAGCTATATTCAATTTTATTGCGCTGCTGGGTTGGTCCCCGGAAGGCGAAGAAGAAATTTATGACCGGGAACAATTGATTTCGATTTTCGATCCCAACCGTTTGTCCAAAAGTCCGGCTGTCTTTGATACCAACAAGCTGGCTTACCTGAACAATCATTATATTAAAAAAGCCGATCCTGAGCGGATTGCTGGTATGGCGATTCCTCATTTGCAAGCAGCGGGGCTGTTACCGAATGAATTATCTGCGGAGCAGCAGGACTGGGCCAAGGCTCTTGTTCGCTTGTATCAGGAACAAATGAACTCTGCGTCCGACATTGTGGCTTTGTCTGAGTTGTTTTTCCGTTCGCATCTGGAGCTTGATACGGAAGCTGCGGCTGTGCTGGCTGAAGAGCAGGTTCCTGAGGTGCTTAAAGCCTTTGCTGGCAAGGTGGAAGCGAGTGAGGAATTTGCGGCTCCACAAATGGCCAAGCTGATCAAGGAAGTTCAAAAGGAAACCGGCTTTAAAGGGAAACAGTTGTTTATGCCGATTCGTGTGGCCCTTACAGGTCAAACTCATGGACGAGATTTGAATGAAACGATCTTTTTGCTCGGACGTGACAAGGTACTGGACCGTCTCAGGGCACAAATTAAAGGCTGA
- the rpmG gene encoding 50S ribosomal protein L33, whose product MRVIITLACTTCKQRNYTTTKNKRNHPDRMEMKKFCKSCNEQTSHRETR is encoded by the coding sequence ATGCGGGTAATTATTACTTTGGCTTGTACAACATGCAAACAAAGAAATTACACAACGACGAAAAACAAGCGTAATCACCCCGACCGCATGGAGATGAAGAAATTCTGTAAGTCCTGTAACGAACAGACTTCTCATCGGGAAACTAGATAG
- the ispF gene encoding 2-C-methyl-D-erythritol 2,4-cyclodiphosphate synthase gives MIRVGQGFDVHQLVEGRPCIIGGVNIPYEKGLLGHSDADVLLHAVSDAILGALGLGDIGKHFPDNDLEFKDADSLKLLEHVWSLAKERGYRLGNIDSTIIAQKPKMASYIPKMNEVIARALEAEDPSQVNVKATTTEQLGFAGRGEGIAAQSVVCLVKGMLSS, from the coding sequence ATGATCAGAGTGGGACAAGGGTTTGACGTTCACCAGCTGGTGGAAGGAAGGCCGTGCATTATCGGGGGCGTGAATATTCCTTATGAAAAGGGATTGCTGGGTCATTCCGATGCTGACGTGCTGCTGCATGCGGTTAGCGACGCCATTCTGGGCGCGCTCGGTCTGGGTGACATTGGGAAGCACTTTCCGGATAACGATCTGGAATTCAAGGATGCCGACAGTCTCAAGCTGCTGGAGCATGTATGGAGTTTGGCCAAAGAGCGGGGATACCGCTTGGGGAATATTGATTCTACGATTATTGCGCAAAAGCCCAAAATGGCATCTTACATCCCGAAGATGAATGAAGTTATCGCTCGTGCGTTGGAAGCAGAAGATCCTTCCCAAGTAAACGTTAAGGCAACTACGACGGAGCAGCTTGGCTTTGCCGGGCGGGGTGAAGGAATCGCGGCTCAATCGGTTGTCTGTCTTGTAAAGGGTATGCTATCATCTTGA
- the rplA gene encoding 50S ribosomal protein L1, with translation MAKHGKKYLEAAKLIDSEATYEPLEAVELVKKGATAKFDETVEAAVRLGVDSRKQDQAVRGVVVLPHGTGKTQRVLVFAKGDKVKEAEAAGADFVGDQDMINKIQQGWFEFDVCVATPDMMSEVGKLGRLLGGKGLMPNPKAGTVTFDVAKAVQEIKAGKIEYRLDKAGQIHAPIGKASFSAEQLNENLKALIEALNRAKPAAAKGVYLKNIAISSTMGPSARVNASVYK, from the coding sequence ATGGCTAAACATGGTAAGAAGTACTTGGAAGCCGCTAAGCTGATCGACAGCGAAGCGACTTATGAGCCTTTGGAAGCCGTTGAATTGGTGAAAAAAGGCGCAACTGCTAAATTTGACGAAACTGTTGAAGCAGCAGTCCGTCTGGGCGTAGATTCCCGTAAACAAGACCAGGCTGTTCGTGGTGTTGTTGTCCTGCCGCATGGTACGGGTAAAACACAACGTGTTCTGGTATTTGCAAAAGGTGACAAAGTGAAAGAAGCCGAAGCGGCTGGCGCTGATTTTGTTGGCGATCAAGATATGATCAACAAAATTCAACAAGGCTGGTTCGAATTCGACGTCTGCGTTGCGACACCTGATATGATGAGTGAGGTTGGTAAACTGGGTCGTTTGCTCGGTGGTAAAGGCTTAATGCCAAACCCTAAAGCAGGCACAGTTACTTTCGACGTTGCCAAGGCTGTTCAAGAAATTAAAGCCGGTAAAATCGAATACCGTCTCGACAAAGCAGGTCAAATTCATGCGCCAATCGGCAAAGCTTCCTTCAGTGCTGAACAACTGAACGAGAATCTTAAAGCTTTGATCGAAGCCTTGAACCGTGCGAAGCCAGCGGCTGCTAAAGGTGTATACCTGAAAAACATCGCTATTTCTTCGACTATGGGACCAAGTGCTCGTGTGAACGCATCTGTTTACAAATAA
- the secE gene encoding preprotein translocase subunit SecE, translating into MKRSFKSLFSFFSESWAELKKVRWPNRKELTNYTLIVIGTIAFVTIYFWVLDIGISAAIEAII; encoded by the coding sequence GTGAAACGCAGTTTCAAGTCTCTGTTTTCCTTTTTCTCTGAAAGCTGGGCTGAACTCAAGAAGGTTCGCTGGCCCAATCGTAAAGAACTGACCAACTATACGCTGATTGTCATTGGGACGATTGCGTTTGTCACGATTTATTTTTGGGTTCTCGATATCGGCATTTCCGCTGCGATCGAAGCGATTATCTAG
- the rlmB gene encoding 23S rRNA (guanosine(2251)-2'-O)-methyltransferase RlmB has translation MEEEWIAGKHSVTEALRSGRTINKIWIADNAQKHLTLPITAEAKKAGIIVLQVDKRKLDQMVPGIQHQGVVAQAAPFAYAEVEELLATARSKGEEPFLILLDEIEDPHNLGSILRTADCTGAHGVIVPKRRSAAVTVTVSKTSAGAVEYVPVARVNNLGQTIDRLKEEGVWVVGTDVTATDPVFGNGVFTGPVAIVIGNENKGMGRLIREKCDVLVKLPMAGQINSLNASVAAGVVMYEVLRGRQARD, from the coding sequence ATGGAAGAAGAATGGATTGCCGGTAAGCATTCGGTAACGGAGGCGCTTCGCTCAGGCAGAACGATAAATAAAATATGGATTGCGGATAATGCACAAAAGCATCTGACATTGCCCATTACGGCTGAGGCTAAAAAAGCGGGGATCATTGTTTTACAGGTGGATAAGCGAAAGCTTGATCAAATGGTTCCGGGAATACAGCATCAGGGAGTGGTTGCACAGGCTGCACCTTTTGCCTACGCTGAAGTGGAAGAACTGCTTGCAACTGCACGTAGTAAGGGAGAAGAGCCGTTTTTGATCCTATTGGATGAGATTGAAGATCCACATAATCTGGGGTCTATCCTTCGGACAGCGGACTGCACAGGGGCACATGGCGTAATCGTGCCGAAAAGACGTTCAGCGGCAGTAACTGTAACGGTGTCCAAAACATCAGCGGGGGCGGTTGAGTATGTTCCGGTGGCGCGTGTAAACAATTTGGGGCAAACCATCGACCGTCTCAAAGAGGAAGGTGTATGGGTAGTTGGCACAGATGTGACAGCTACGGACCCGGTTTTTGGAAATGGTGTATTCACAGGGCCAGTTGCTATCGTCATTGGTAACGAAAATAAAGGGATGGGCCGTTTGATCCGCGAGAAATGTGACGTACTCGTTAAGCTGCCGATGGCTGGGCAAATCAATTCCCTGAATGCTTCTGTAGCCGCAGGTGTCGTGATGTACGAAGTGTTGCGCGGCCGACAGGCACGGGACTAA
- the rplJ gene encoding 50S ribosomal protein L10: MANAKVIQAKQEAVEVVAAKLRESVTTVVADYRGLNVAQVTELRKQLREAGIEFQVLKNTLLRRATAAAELTELDAVLTGPTAIAFGKDDAVSAAKILNDFAKKNTALELKGAVVEGRVIGVEEIKALAELPSREGLLSMLLSVLQAPVRNFALAVKAVAEKEEQSA; this comes from the coding sequence TTGGCAAATGCAAAAGTGATTCAAGCAAAACAAGAAGCTGTTGAAGTTGTAGCTGCAAAATTGCGCGAGAGCGTAACGACTGTGGTTGCTGACTATCGCGGTCTGAATGTTGCCCAAGTAACTGAGCTGCGTAAGCAGCTTCGCGAAGCAGGAATCGAATTTCAAGTGCTGAAAAACACGCTGCTTCGTCGTGCAACTGCGGCAGCAGAATTGACTGAACTGGACGCAGTATTGACAGGTCCTACTGCAATCGCGTTCGGCAAAGATGATGCAGTGTCTGCAGCTAAAATCTTGAATGATTTCGCTAAGAAAAACACTGCGCTGGAACTAAAAGGTGCAGTTGTAGAAGGCCGTGTTATCGGTGTTGAGGAAATTAAAGCGCTGGCAGAACTGCCATCCCGCGAAGGTCTCCTTTCCATGCTCCTCAGCGTGCTTCAAGCTCCTGTGCGCAACTTCGCGCTTGCAGTTAAAGCTGTTGCAGAAAAAGAAGAGCAAAGTGCATAA
- the cysS gene encoding cysteine--tRNA ligase: protein MPLQIYNTMSRSREPFVPLEPGKVKMYVCGPTVYDYIHIGNARPVIVFDVVRSYLEYLGYDVNYVVNFTDVDDKLIRKARELDMDVPAVAEKFIAAYHEDLTGLNVPAASMNPRVTESMDLIIDFIKELVDKGYAYENDGDVFYRTKKFKCYGQLSGQNLEELQFGIRINVDERKENAEDFVLWKAAKPGEIYWSSPWGDGRPGWHIECSAMARHYLGDTLDIHGGGQDLQFPHHECECAQSEVITGKPLARYWMHNGYIRIDNEKMSKSLGNGILVKDLRVRHKPEALRYFMLSTHYRNPLNYNHETMSQAENSVERIANAVANVQHRLANALKGNEEVSAELQTKLDGILQQFVEKMDDDFNTPDAITAVFEWVSEANHLLQRDVVNQAELQAVLHTFHSMNNVLRIYSEPKEELLDDEIEQLIAERVEARKTKNWGRADEIRDLLAVKGIVLEDTAQGMRWRRK from the coding sequence ATGCCGCTTCAAATTTATAATACAATGTCGAGGAGCCGAGAGCCTTTTGTTCCACTGGAGCCTGGAAAGGTTAAAATGTATGTATGCGGACCTACTGTGTATGATTACATTCATATTGGTAATGCACGACCTGTAATTGTGTTTGACGTGGTGCGCAGCTACCTGGAGTATCTGGGCTATGATGTGAATTATGTGGTGAATTTTACGGATGTCGATGATAAGCTGATCCGCAAAGCTCGGGAACTTGATATGGATGTTCCGGCAGTTGCCGAGAAATTTATTGCAGCCTACCATGAGGATCTGACAGGATTGAATGTTCCTGCCGCCAGTATGAATCCGCGTGTAACTGAGAGTATGGATCTGATTATTGATTTTATCAAGGAACTGGTAGATAAAGGATATGCCTATGAGAATGATGGCGATGTGTTCTATAGGACGAAAAAATTCAAATGCTACGGTCAGTTGTCGGGTCAGAATCTGGAGGAGCTTCAGTTCGGGATTCGCATTAATGTGGATGAACGTAAGGAAAATGCCGAGGATTTTGTTCTCTGGAAGGCTGCCAAGCCAGGAGAAATTTATTGGTCAAGTCCTTGGGGCGACGGCCGCCCGGGCTGGCATATCGAATGCTCTGCCATGGCCCGCCACTATCTGGGAGATACGCTGGATATTCACGGGGGCGGACAGGATTTGCAATTCCCACATCATGAATGCGAATGCGCACAATCGGAGGTGATTACGGGTAAGCCATTGGCGCGTTACTGGATGCATAACGGATATATTCGCATTGATAATGAAAAAATGTCGAAATCACTCGGTAATGGTATTTTGGTTAAAGATCTGCGTGTTCGTCACAAGCCCGAGGCTTTACGTTATTTTATGCTGTCGACGCATTACCGGAATCCGTTAAACTACAATCATGAGACGATGAGTCAGGCGGAGAACAGTGTCGAACGGATTGCCAATGCAGTGGCCAACGTGCAGCATCGTTTAGCTAATGCGTTGAAAGGTAATGAAGAAGTATCGGCCGAGCTGCAAACGAAGCTTGACGGAATTTTGCAGCAGTTTGTCGAAAAAATGGATGATGATTTCAATACGCCTGATGCGATTACTGCTGTATTTGAATGGGTTAGCGAAGCCAACCATTTGTTGCAGCGTGACGTTGTCAATCAGGCAGAATTGCAGGCGGTGCTGCATACCTTTCATTCGATGAATAATGTACTTCGCATATATTCGGAACCAAAAGAAGAACTGCTGGATGATGAAATTGAGCAATTAATTGCAGAACGTGTCGAAGCTCGTAAAACCAAGAACTGGGGCAGAGCCGATGAAATTCGCGATCTGCTCGCTGTCAAAGGAATCGTGCTTGAGGATACAGCGCAGGGTATGCGGTGGCGGCGAAAATGA
- the sigH gene encoding RNA polymerase sporulation sigma factor SigH has translation MSVDLKDIMLSKFDYKNDEDIVGAVHEGDGEALEFLINKYRNFVRAKARSYFLIGADREDIIQEGMIGLYKSIRDFKGDKFASFKGFAELCITRQIITAIKTATRQKHIPLNSYVSLDKPIYDEESDRTLLDVICGTQVSDPEELIINQEEFVGLEDKMSEILSELERKVLMLYLDGRSYQEIAEDLDRHVKSIDNALQRVKRKLEKYLEVRDS, from the coding sequence GTGAGTGTGGACCTCAAGGATATCATGTTGTCAAAGTTTGATTACAAAAATGATGAAGACATTGTCGGAGCAGTCCATGAAGGTGATGGGGAGGCACTGGAGTTTCTGATTAATAAATATCGGAACTTCGTGCGGGCCAAGGCCAGATCCTACTTCCTGATCGGCGCTGATCGCGAGGATATTATTCAGGAGGGCATGATTGGTCTCTACAAATCTATTCGTGATTTTAAGGGAGACAAGTTTGCTTCGTTCAAGGGCTTTGCCGAGCTGTGCATTACAAGACAGATTATTACGGCAATCAAGACAGCTACACGACAAAAGCACATTCCTCTGAATTCCTACGTATCTCTGGACAAGCCCATTTATGATGAAGAGTCGGATCGAACGTTACTGGACGTGATTTGCGGAACACAGGTAAGTGATCCTGAAGAGCTGATTATCAATCAGGAAGAGTTTGTGGGCCTTGAGGACAAGATGTCCGAGATTCTGAGCGAGCTGGAACGGAAGGTACTTATGCTGTATCTGGACGGACGTTCATATCAGGAAATTGCCGAGGACCTTGACCGCCACGTGAAATCTATTGATAATGCGCTGCAACGGGTCAAGCGCAAACTTGAAAAGTATTTGGAAGTAAGGGATAGCTGA
- the rplL gene encoding 50S ribosomal protein L7/L12: protein MSKEQILEAIKGMSVLELNDLVKAIEEEFGVTAAAPVAVAGGAAGGAAEAEQSEFDVILTSAGASKINVIKAVREITGLGLKEAKELVDNAPKPLKEKIAKEEADSLKAKLEEAGASVEVK from the coding sequence ATGAGTAAAGAGCAAATCTTGGAAGCGATTAAAGGTATGTCCGTATTGGAACTGAACGATCTCGTGAAAGCAATCGAAGAAGAATTCGGCGTAACTGCAGCAGCTCCAGTAGCTGTAGCAGGCGGCGCAGCAGGTGGCGCAGCAGAAGCTGAGCAATCCGAGTTCGACGTAATTTTGACAAGCGCTGGCGCTTCCAAAATCAACGTTATCAAAGCAGTTCGCGAAATCACAGGTCTTGGCCTGAAAGAAGCAAAAGAACTGGTTGACAACGCTCCAAAACCACTGAAAGAAAAAATCGCGAAAGAAGAAGCTGATTCCTTGAAAGCAAAATTGGAAGAAGCAGGCGCTTCCGTAGAAGTGAAATAA
- the rplK gene encoding 50S ribosomal protein L11: MAKKVIKMVKLQIPAGKANPAPPVGPALGQAGVNIMAFCKEFNARTADQAGLIIPVEISVFEDRSFTFITKTPPAAVLLKVAAKIEKGSGEPNKTKVATVNRATVRQIAEQKMPDLNAASVESAMRMVEGTARSMGITIVD, encoded by the coding sequence GTGGCAAAAAAGGTAATCAAAATGGTAAAACTGCAGATCCCTGCAGGTAAAGCTAATCCAGCGCCTCCAGTAGGTCCAGCTTTGGGTCAAGCAGGTGTCAACATCATGGCATTCTGTAAAGAGTTCAATGCTCGTACTGCTGATCAAGCAGGCCTGATCATCCCGGTTGAAATTTCGGTGTTTGAAGATCGTTCTTTTACGTTCATCACCAAAACTCCACCGGCTGCTGTGCTGTTGAAAGTTGCTGCTAAAATCGAAAAAGGTTCCGGTGAACCGAACAAAACGAAAGTTGCAACTGTAAATCGCGCTACCGTTCGTCAAATTGCTGAGCAAAAAATGCCTGACCTTAACGCAGCTTCCGTAGAATCGGCAATGCGTATGGTTGAAGGTACTGCTCGCAGCATGGGTATCACCATCGTAGACTAA
- a CDS encoding class I SAM-dependent methyltransferase, producing the protein MSDHYYSKRPETAHERRSLETELRGRTYRFASDSGVFSKQGIDYGSRVLIEAMQLPAQASVLDVGCGYGPIGLTAATLVPNGHVTMVDINERAVQLAIENAERNGITNVTIKQSDLFEQVKDDRFDVILTNPPIRAGKETVHTIFELAYEHLNEGGTLWVVIQKKQGAPSASAKIESLFGRVEEVTKDKGYRILKAKKVLEKCNRTIDLNPGL; encoded by the coding sequence ATGTCTGATCATTATTACTCCAAACGGCCAGAAACGGCGCATGAACGGCGGAGCCTCGAAACAGAGCTGCGGGGGCGGACATACCGTTTTGCCAGCGATTCAGGCGTTTTCTCCAAGCAGGGAATTGATTACGGTAGCCGTGTGTTAATTGAGGCGATGCAGCTTCCAGCACAGGCTTCGGTGCTGGATGTAGGGTGCGGCTATGGACCGATTGGTTTGACGGCAGCGACGCTTGTACCGAATGGTCACGTTACAATGGTAGATATTAACGAGCGAGCCGTTCAACTGGCAATAGAGAATGCCGAACGGAATGGGATTACCAATGTGACCATAAAGCAAAGCGATCTGTTTGAGCAAGTGAAAGATGATCGTTTTGACGTGATTCTAACGAATCCCCCTATACGTGCGGGTAAGGAAACGGTTCATACCATTTTTGAGCTTGCTTATGAACATTTAAATGAAGGTGGAACTTTGTGGGTGGTTATTCAGAAAAAGCAGGGTGCCCCTTCGGCAAGCGCTAAAATTGAGAGCCTTTTCGGACGTGTGGAGGAAGTTACGAAGGATAAAGGTTACCGTATTTTGAAGGCGAAAAAAGTTTTAGAAAAATGCAATAGGACCATTGACTTGAATCCTGGTCTGTGA
- the cysE gene encoding serine O-acetyltransferase — protein sequence MFRHIKSDIQTVLDNDPAARSKLEVIFTYSGVHALWAHRIAHWFYLRKWCTLARIISQVSRFMTGIEIHPGARIGDRLFIDHGMGVVIGETCEIGDDVVLYQGVTLGGTGKEKGKRHPTIGNNVVIGSGAKILGSFTIGAQSNIGSNSVVLKEVPPNSTVVGIPGRVVRQDGRRPDRLSHQLPDPVVDSMRELQLEIERLRAELSDLKDERSAQKHQVTQENKLQG from the coding sequence ATGTTCAGACATATCAAATCCGACATTCAAACTGTTTTGGATAATGATCCGGCCGCCCGGAGTAAGCTGGAGGTTATTTTTACGTATTCCGGCGTTCATGCCCTTTGGGCACACCGAATCGCACATTGGTTTTATCTGCGAAAGTGGTGTACTCTAGCCCGTATTATATCTCAGGTATCGCGGTTTATGACAGGGATTGAAATCCATCCCGGCGCTCGTATTGGAGATCGGCTGTTCATTGACCATGGCATGGGAGTGGTCATCGGCGAAACCTGTGAGATCGGCGACGATGTTGTGTTATACCAGGGGGTCACTCTTGGAGGGACGGGGAAAGAGAAGGGGAAGCGCCATCCCACCATTGGGAATAATGTTGTTATAGGCTCCGGCGCAAAGATATTGGGCTCTTTTACAATTGGGGCGCAGTCCAACATTGGCTCCAACTCGGTTGTACTTAAAGAGGTTCCGCCAAACAGTACGGTGGTGGGGATCCCGGGGCGAGTGGTCAGACAAGATGGCAGACGTCCAGACCGACTTAGTCACCAACTGCCTGATCCGGTTGTGGATTCTATGCGGGAGCTTCAATTGGAAATAGAACGATTACGTGCAGAATTGTCTGATTTGAAGGATGAGCGATCTGCTCAGAAACATCAGGTGACTCAAGAGAATAAATTACAAGGATAA
- a CDS encoding NYN domain-containing protein, translating into MADTRDVLLVDGYNMIGAWPELSALVQSGMQEARDRLLERLADHQAYSGRRVIVVFDAYRVPGLGKTYSQSKVQIYFTKEKETADECIERLVRELSSRRRSIYVATSDQVEQHVAFGQGALRVSARELLIEIEESEKEVKKRIEQDSAKLSRNSLDAKLSPEIRKLFERWRRE; encoded by the coding sequence ATGGCTGACACGCGGGATGTTCTGCTTGTGGACGGTTACAATATGATTGGAGCCTGGCCCGAACTTTCCGCACTGGTACAATCTGGTATGCAGGAAGCGAGGGACAGACTGCTTGAACGACTCGCGGATCATCAGGCGTATTCCGGCAGAAGAGTCATCGTCGTTTTTGATGCTTACCGGGTGCCAGGATTGGGTAAAACGTATTCCCAGAGTAAAGTACAGATTTATTTTACCAAAGAAAAAGAGACCGCTGACGAGTGCATCGAGCGATTGGTTCGGGAGTTAAGCAGCCGGAGAAGAAGCATTTATGTGGCAACAAGTGATCAGGTGGAACAACATGTCGCTTTTGGGCAAGGAGCGCTCAGGGTGTCGGCGCGTGAGCTTCTGATCGAGATTGAGGAATCTGAAAAGGAAGTGAAAAAGCGGATAGAGCAGGATAGCGCTAAGTTGTCCCGCAATTCGCTGGATGCCAAGCTGAGCCCGGAAATTCGAAAGCTGTTTGAGCGCTGGAGAAGAGAATAG